The following coding sequences are from one Achromobacter sp. B7 window:
- a CDS encoding ABC transporter ATP-binding protein/permease, with the protein MNLNWQQQLMESAIWLAQAFGITAVVLVAVSVVLARTTDWGRKFWRLAWPYLTPRRSWRPLLMLALLLLLAMAAVRMTVLFSFWYNGFYSALQALDQSAFWRFLGIFSVLACVHVVRSLADSYAGQAFDIHWRVWLNDRLTRDWLGAGAYYRGHFVEEPVDNPDQRIEQDIAMFVTGSRTLAIGALSAMVSLVAFTGILWGLSGPLTVAGVEIPRAMVFVVFLYVIVATWFAFKIGRPLIRLNFLSERLTANFRYALVRLRENAENVAFYQGEAVESRNLLQRFSAYIVNLWARVYRGLKFDGFNLSVSQVAVVFPFILQAPRFFSGAIKLGDVIQTSQAFGQVQDALSFFRTSYDTFAQYRATLDRLNGFLDANEAARALPTVHTEPLPNGLDIDGVTVRRPDGSTLLRELTLRLRPGQTLLIKGPSGSGKTTLLRALAGLWPYAQGQVRRPEGASALFLSQRPYLPLGDLRSAVAYPGHAQPQDDARLAQALHQVNLGHLSQRLDEVADWSRILSIGEQQRVAFARVLFNRPAIVFLDEATSATDEGLEHSLYSLLRSALPDCMLVSVGHRSTLDPFHTHRLQLDGAGGWTMGPIGPMDPYGPPQGAPLREAA; encoded by the coding sequence ATGAATTTGAACTGGCAGCAGCAGTTGATGGAAAGCGCCATCTGGCTGGCGCAAGCGTTTGGCATCACGGCCGTCGTGCTGGTGGCCGTGTCCGTCGTGCTGGCACGCACAACGGACTGGGGGCGCAAGTTCTGGCGCCTGGCATGGCCGTACCTGACGCCTCGACGCAGTTGGCGGCCGCTGCTGATGCTGGCGTTGTTGTTGCTGCTGGCGATGGCTGCCGTGCGCATGACGGTGCTGTTTTCGTTTTGGTACAACGGCTTCTACAGCGCGTTGCAAGCGCTGGACCAAAGCGCCTTCTGGCGCTTCCTGGGCATCTTTTCGGTATTGGCCTGTGTGCACGTGGTGCGCTCGCTGGCGGACAGCTACGCCGGCCAGGCCTTCGACATTCATTGGCGCGTCTGGCTGAACGACCGGCTGACGCGCGACTGGCTGGGCGCGGGCGCGTACTACCGAGGCCACTTTGTTGAAGAGCCGGTCGACAACCCCGACCAGCGCATCGAGCAAGACATCGCCATGTTCGTGACGGGCTCGCGCACGCTGGCCATCGGCGCGTTAAGCGCGATGGTGTCGCTGGTGGCGTTCACGGGAATTTTGTGGGGCCTGTCCGGGCCGCTGACGGTGGCGGGCGTGGAGATTCCGCGCGCGATGGTCTTCGTCGTGTTCCTGTACGTAATTGTCGCAACCTGGTTTGCCTTCAAGATCGGCCGCCCGCTGATCCGCCTGAATTTTCTGTCTGAAAGATTGACGGCCAATTTCCGCTATGCGCTGGTGCGGCTGCGCGAAAACGCCGAGAACGTCGCGTTCTATCAAGGCGAAGCCGTAGAAAGCCGGAACCTGTTGCAGCGGTTTTCCGCCTACATCGTCAACCTGTGGGCACGCGTGTACCGAGGCTTGAAGTTCGACGGGTTCAACTTGTCGGTCAGCCAGGTGGCCGTGGTGTTTCCGTTTATCTTGCAGGCGCCACGTTTCTTCAGCGGCGCCATCAAGCTGGGTGATGTGATTCAAACGTCGCAGGCCTTTGGGCAGGTGCAGGACGCGCTGTCGTTCTTTCGCACGTCGTACGACACCTTTGCGCAGTACCGCGCCACGCTGGACCGGCTGAACGGCTTCCTGGATGCCAACGAAGCGGCGCGCGCGCTGCCGACGGTGCATACCGAACCCTTGCCCAACGGCCTGGACATTGATGGCGTCACGGTCAGGCGGCCGGACGGCAGCACCTTGCTGCGCGAGCTGACCTTGCGCCTGCGGCCTGGCCAGACCCTGCTGATCAAGGGGCCGTCGGGCAGCGGCAAGACGACATTGCTGCGCGCGCTGGCGGGCTTGTGGCCGTATGCACAGGGCCAGGTGCGGCGGCCGGAAGGCGCGTCGGCGTTGTTCCTGTCGCAACGGCCGTATCTGCCGCTGGGCGATCTGCGCAGTGCCGTGGCGTATCCCGGACACGCGCAGCCGCAAGACGATGCGCGCCTGGCCCAGGCGCTGCATCAGGTCAACCTGGGCCACTTGAGCCAACGGCTGGACGAGGTTGCGGATTGGTCACGCATCTTGTCGATTGGCGAGCAGCAGCGCGTGGCCTTTGCCCGCGTGCTGTTCAATCGACCGGCCATCGTGTTCCTGGACGAAGCCACATCGGCGACCGACGAAGGCCTGGAACATTCGCTATACAGCCTGCTGCGCAGCGCCTTGCCCGATTGCATGCTGGTCAGCGTGGGCCATCGCAGCACGCTGGACCCGTTCCACACGCACCGGTTGCAACTGGACGGCGCGGGCGGCTGGACGATGGGACCGATCGGGCCGATGGACCCGTATGGCCCGCCGCAGGGCGCGCCGCTGCGCGAGGCGGCGTGA
- a CDS encoding LysR family transcriptional regulator, translating to METRHLRYFLAVVDHGSVSRASEWLGIAQPALSQALGRMEKDLGVRLFDRSRQGAAPTPAALAILEDVRISVARIDAAAHRAREIGRGSAGQLTVGLVSSALFDTLPRALREMRRQAPGVRVILREMSNAEQADALQTGEIDIGLMHTPVAVGGRMRERQLLRDRLVAAVPDEFDVADDGTVTMAQIAQAGLVMYPQAQLPAFYAGIMDAMRKGGHAVQVAQEANRTLTVLSCVAGGCGVALLPSWIRTMNFGGVRFCEVRDGQALPSFDLSAIWPARSVPTLADVFANLDLGRG from the coding sequence ATGGAAACCCGACACCTGCGCTATTTTCTGGCGGTGGTGGACCATGGCAGCGTCAGCCGCGCGTCGGAATGGCTGGGCATCGCGCAGCCGGCGCTGAGCCAGGCGCTTGGCCGCATGGAAAAAGACCTGGGCGTGCGCCTTTTCGACCGCTCGCGACAGGGCGCCGCGCCCACGCCCGCCGCGCTGGCCATCCTGGAGGACGTGCGTATCAGCGTGGCCCGCATCGACGCAGCGGCGCATCGCGCGCGCGAGATCGGGCGCGGCAGCGCGGGGCAGTTGACGGTGGGGCTGGTGTCCTCCGCGCTATTCGACACCCTGCCGCGCGCGCTGCGCGAAATGCGTCGGCAGGCGCCCGGCGTGCGGGTGATCCTGCGCGAGATGAGCAACGCCGAACAGGCCGATGCGCTACAAACCGGCGAAATCGATATCGGCCTGATGCACACGCCGGTCGCAGTGGGCGGGCGCATGCGCGAACGCCAGCTGTTGCGCGACCGGCTGGTGGCGGCAGTGCCGGACGAGTTCGACGTGGCGGACGATGGCACGGTGACGATGGCGCAAATTGCACAAGCCGGTCTGGTGATGTATCCGCAAGCGCAATTGCCGGCGTTCTATGCCGGCATCATGGACGCGATGCGCAAGGGCGGGCATGCGGTGCAGGTCGCGCAAGAGGCCAACCGCACGCTGACCGTGTTGTCGTGCGTGGCGGGCGGCTGCGGGGTGGCGCTCTTGCCCAGCTGGATTCGCACCATGAACTTCGGCGGCGTCCGCTTTTGCGAAGTGCGCGACGGACAGGCGCTGCCCAGCTTCGACCTGAGCGCCATCTGGCCCGCCCGATCCGTGCCCACGCTGGCCGACGTCTTCGCCAATCTGGACCTGGGCAGAGGTTGA
- a CDS encoding amidohydrolase: MPPSPLGVAVDTHAHVFRQGLALANARRHTPDYDATLEQYLALLDADGLSHGVLVQPSFLGTDNSHLVHALRAAPQRLRGVAVVSPEVTDAQLQALADAGVVGMRLNLIGLPSPDLQAADWQALLARVNALAWHVEVHMQAGRLREVLPALLAAGCRVVVDHFGRPDPALGVSDPGFAYLLQQAESGQVWVKLSAPYRNWRVADSTDRSDATAPTGPTFRPGIPDYGVAGRQAAQLLLRAYTAKRLMWGSDWPHTEHRHLASYPAATQWLDGWIDDPAQRRIVLADTPMQLFNIQSQSQG, translated from the coding sequence TTGCCCCCGTCCCCCCTCGGCGTTGCCGTCGATACCCATGCCCATGTTTTCCGGCAAGGGCTGGCGCTGGCGAACGCCCGGCGCCACACGCCCGATTACGACGCCACGCTGGAGCAATACCTGGCGCTGCTGGACGCCGATGGATTGAGCCACGGCGTACTGGTGCAGCCCAGCTTCCTGGGCACCGACAACAGCCATCTGGTGCACGCATTGCGCGCGGCCCCGCAGCGCCTGCGTGGTGTCGCCGTCGTGTCGCCCGAGGTCACCGACGCACAGTTGCAGGCACTGGCCGACGCCGGTGTCGTGGGGATGCGGCTGAACCTCATCGGCCTGCCCTCGCCCGACCTGCAAGCCGCCGACTGGCAGGCTTTGCTGGCCCGGGTCAACGCGCTGGCCTGGCATGTTGAAGTGCACATGCAAGCCGGCAGGCTGCGCGAGGTGTTGCCCGCGCTGCTGGCCGCGGGTTGCCGCGTGGTTGTCGATCATTTCGGTCGGCCTGACCCGGCGCTGGGCGTGTCGGACCCGGGCTTTGCCTACCTGCTGCAACAGGCCGAAAGCGGGCAGGTATGGGTGAAGCTGTCGGCGCCGTACCGGAATTGGCGGGTGGCGGATAGCACTGACCGCAGCGATGCCACCGCGCCCACCGGCCCCACCTTTCGCCCCGGGATCCCCGATTACGGCGTTGCCGGCCGTCAGGCTGCCCAGCTTTTGCTGCGCGCCTATACGGCCAAGCGTCTGATGTGGGGTAGCGACTGGCCACACACCGAACACCGCCACCTGGCGTCCTACCCGGCTGCGACGCAGTGGCTGGACGGGTGGATCGACGATCCCGCGCAGCGACGCATCGTGCTGGCGGACACGCCGATGCAGCTATTCAACATCCAAAGCCAGAGCCAAGGCTAG
- a CDS encoding tripartite tricarboxylate transporter substrate binding protein, translating to MTPFIKRLARSSAMLVAAGLLAGAAATASAAYPERAVTLVVTYPPGGTVDVVARLIGPKLAAELGQPVVIENRGGAGGMIGGAVVAKAQPDGYTLMLDASNHAQNPALHSKMQFDTLTAFAPVSLLLRVPNVLVVTPSYEVKSVADLIRLGQPGQKEQVYFASAGPGSAQHLAGELFNLLAKTHLQHVAYKGGGPAMIDVMSGQVPVMFASMGSAWQHVKNGKLRAVAVGGLERSKTAPDLPTIAESGVPGYETYEWNAVFAPAGTPPAIVDKVSQALAKVLRDPAIAEQLAGIGAEPIGSTPAELDTFRRAEIAKWQRVVSEANLKLD from the coding sequence ATGACCCCCTTCATCAAACGTCTGGCGCGTAGCAGCGCCATGCTGGTCGCCGCCGGCCTGCTGGCGGGTGCGGCCGCGACCGCATCCGCCGCCTACCCCGAGCGCGCTGTCACGCTGGTGGTGACCTACCCGCCCGGCGGCACGGTGGACGTGGTGGCGCGGCTGATCGGCCCCAAGCTGGCCGCCGAACTTGGCCAGCCCGTGGTCATCGAAAACCGCGGTGGCGCGGGCGGCATGATCGGCGGCGCGGTCGTCGCCAAGGCGCAGCCCGACGGCTACACGCTGATGCTGGACGCGTCCAACCACGCGCAGAATCCCGCGCTGCATTCCAAGATGCAGTTCGATACGCTGACCGCTTTCGCGCCCGTGTCGCTGCTGCTGCGCGTGCCCAACGTGCTGGTCGTCACGCCGTCGTACGAAGTGAAGTCCGTGGCCGACCTGATCAGGCTGGGGCAGCCCGGACAGAAAGAGCAGGTGTACTTTGCATCGGCCGGCCCGGGGTCGGCCCAGCACTTGGCCGGCGAACTGTTCAATCTGCTCGCCAAGACGCATTTGCAGCACGTGGCCTACAAGGGCGGCGGCCCGGCCATGATCGATGTCATGTCGGGCCAGGTGCCCGTGATGTTCGCCAGCATGGGCTCGGCCTGGCAGCACGTGAAAAACGGCAAGCTGCGCGCGGTGGCGGTCGGCGGGCTGGAGCGGTCCAAGACGGCACCCGACTTGCCCACCATCGCGGAATCCGGCGTGCCGGGCTACGAGACGTATGAATGGAACGCGGTGTTCGCCCCCGCTGGCACGCCGCCGGCCATCGTCGACAAGGTGTCGCAAGCGTTGGCCAAGGTGCTGCGCGACCCGGCGATTGCCGAGCAGCTTGCCGGCATTGGCGCGGAGCCCATCGGCTCGACGCCGGCCGAACTGGACACGTTCCGCCGCGCCGAAATCGCCAAGTGGCAGCGCGTGGTCAGCGAAGCAAATCTGAAACTGGATTGA
- a CDS encoding RNA-binding S4 domain-containing protein: MDKIRLDKWLWAARFYKTRSLAVQEIGKGRVFVNDQAAKPSREVAPGDRITIRKEDPALQVKVVAVSGVRGPAPVARLLYEETPDSIAARERAAEMRRLAPEPALGIETGRPTKRDRRLIDLMRGK, encoded by the coding sequence ATGGACAAGATTCGACTCGACAAATGGCTATGGGCCGCGCGCTTTTACAAGACGCGCAGCCTGGCCGTGCAAGAGATCGGCAAGGGTCGCGTCTTCGTGAACGACCAGGCCGCCAAACCGTCGCGCGAGGTCGCGCCCGGCGATCGCATCACGATCCGCAAGGAAGATCCGGCGCTACAGGTAAAGGTGGTTGCGGTCAGCGGGGTGCGCGGCCCCGCGCCCGTGGCGCGCCTGTTGTATGAGGAAACGCCGGACAGCATCGCCGCCCGCGAACGCGCGGCGGAAATGCGGCGGCTGGCGCCCGAGCCCGCGCTGGGTATCGAAACCGGCCGGCCCACCAAGCGTGACCGCCGCCTGATCGACCTGATGCGAGGCAAGTAA
- a CDS encoding translation initiation factor Sui1, producing the protein MKRATTGGLVYSTESGRMCPQCRQPLAQCQCQAAARGAPAGDGVARVSRETKGRGGKSVTVVRGLALDPMALAVLGKQLRTACGSGGTVKDGVIEVQGDHCARIIEVLTTSGHRAKRAGG; encoded by the coding sequence ATGAAGCGCGCAACCACCGGCGGGCTGGTCTATTCCACCGAAAGCGGTCGCATGTGCCCGCAGTGCCGCCAGCCGCTGGCGCAATGCCAATGCCAGGCGGCAGCGCGCGGCGCACCGGCGGGCGACGGCGTTGCCCGCGTATCACGCGAGACCAAGGGCCGGGGCGGCAAAAGCGTGACCGTGGTGCGGGGCCTGGCCCTGGACCCGATGGCGCTTGCCGTGCTGGGCAAGCAATTGCGCACGGCCTGCGGGTCGGGCGGCACGGTCAAGGACGGGGTGATCGAAGTGCAGGGCGACCACTGCGCACGCATCATCGAAGTGCTGACTACCAGCGGCCATCGCGCCAAGCGCGCCGGCGGCTGA
- a CDS encoding DOPA 4,5-dioxygenase family protein, whose product MNDLAVSGVTSWHAHVYFDAASRDAAFALRERVVAQFDGKMEMGRFHERPVGPHPQWSYQIAFGPEQLAEIATWLTLNHGALDVFMHPNTGDSLRDHRDCAVWIGHSHTLNLAALGG is encoded by the coding sequence ATGAACGATCTGGCAGTAAGCGGCGTGACCAGCTGGCACGCCCATGTGTACTTCGACGCGGCCAGCCGCGATGCCGCGTTTGCGTTGCGAGAGCGCGTGGTGGCGCAATTCGACGGCAAGATGGAAATGGGGCGCTTCCATGAGCGCCCCGTCGGCCCGCATCCGCAATGGAGCTATCAGATTGCCTTCGGCCCCGAGCAGTTGGCCGAGATCGCCACGTGGCTGACGTTGAACCACGGCGCGCTGGACGTTTTCATGCATCCCAACACAGGCGATTCGCTGCGCGACCACCGTGATTGCGCGGTGTGGATCGGCCATAGCCACACGTTGAACCTGGCCGCGCTGGGCGGCTGA
- the ppk2 gene encoding polyphosphate kinase 2, protein MTDKTPQAAPKQDVAATPRKRGTPSPAAQRSAGTAKAAAGPATKRASKGTFQATSQATSQAASKATSKATSQATSKATPKTASGPATKQPSEQTLLARKKVVAREDAARQEAVSVLADIARRYNVVPQAQAHEALRSVIEELSPDDARAVHRALLEANAQGPAVRRNPDEELATDWRDGIYPYRNRMLRRNYEKQKYQLQVELLKLQAWVKATGQRVVILFEGRDAAGKGGTIKRMMEHLNPRGARVVALEKPSDTEKGQWYFQRYVQHLPTAGEIVMFDRSWYNRAGVERVMGFCTQQEYLDFLRQVPDFERHLVSSGIHLVKFWFSVSQEEQRRRFLQRKVHPLKQWKLSPVDLASLDKWDDYTRAKEAMFAHTDTADAPWIVVKSDCKKRARLNAMRYVLSRLPYEGKSAEPGLALDPLIVGRAL, encoded by the coding sequence ATGACAGACAAGACACCGCAAGCAGCCCCTAAGCAAGACGTTGCCGCGACACCGCGCAAGCGCGGCACCCCGTCGCCCGCCGCCCAGCGAAGCGCCGGAACCGCCAAGGCGGCGGCAGGCCCGGCGACGAAGAGGGCTTCTAAAGGGACTTTCCAGGCGACTTCCCAGGCGACTTCCCAGGCGGCTTCCAAAGCGACTTCCAAAGCGACTTCACAGGCGACTTCCAAGGCGACCCCCAAGACGGCCTCCGGCCCCGCCACCAAGCAGCCCTCCGAGCAAACCCTGCTGGCGCGCAAGAAAGTCGTGGCGCGCGAAGACGCCGCGCGCCAGGAAGCGGTGTCGGTGTTGGCTGACATCGCGCGGCGCTACAACGTGGTGCCCCAAGCGCAAGCGCACGAGGCGCTGCGGTCCGTTATTGAAGAGCTGTCGCCCGACGATGCACGCGCCGTGCATCGCGCCTTGCTGGAGGCAAACGCGCAGGGTCCGGCCGTGCGCCGCAACCCCGACGAAGAGCTGGCGACGGACTGGCGCGACGGCATCTATCCGTATCGCAACCGCATGCTGCGCCGCAATTATGAAAAGCAGAAATACCAGTTGCAGGTCGAACTGCTGAAGCTCCAAGCCTGGGTCAAAGCCACAGGCCAGCGCGTGGTGATTCTGTTTGAAGGGCGCGATGCAGCGGGCAAGGGCGGCACCATCAAACGCATGATGGAACACTTGAACCCGCGCGGCGCGCGCGTGGTGGCCCTGGAAAAACCGTCCGACACGGAAAAAGGCCAATGGTATTTCCAGCGCTACGTGCAGCATCTGCCCACGGCTGGCGAGATCGTGATGTTCGATCGGTCCTGGTACAACCGCGCGGGCGTCGAGCGCGTGATGGGCTTTTGCACGCAGCAGGAATACCTGGATTTCCTGCGTCAGGTGCCTGACTTCGAACGCCACCTGGTGTCCAGCGGCATTCACTTGGTGAAATTCTGGTTCTCGGTCAGCCAGGAAGAGCAGCGCCGCCGTTTCCTGCAACGCAAGGTGCACCCGCTGAAGCAATGGAAATTAAGCCCCGTGGATCTGGCGTCGCTGGACAAATGGGACGACTACACGCGCGCCAAAGAGGCAATGTTCGCGCATACCGATACCGCGGACGCGCCGTGGATCGTGGTCAAGTCGGACTGCAAGAAGCGCGCGCGGCTGAACGCCATGCGCTACGTGCTGAGCCGCCTGCCGTACGAAGGCAAAAGCGCCGAACCGGGCCTGGCGCTGGACCCCTTGATCGTGGGCCGCGCGCTGTAA
- a CDS encoding CopD family protein, translated as MTYQLLKMAHVAAVVAWLGGSLFVSLFLLSSAPQEGDEAPKERKMLGALRRWTLWVTTPAMVVSWLIGLHLAMTFGWFAMNWIWVKAGFALALSALLGIQSASLRRMANGTLKRPPMVDFYAPFTVIACGVIVTLVLVKPF; from the coding sequence ATGACTTATCAACTGCTGAAAATGGCCCACGTGGCCGCCGTGGTGGCCTGGCTTGGGGGCTCGCTGTTTGTCTCGCTGTTCCTGCTGTCGTCGGCGCCGCAAGAGGGCGATGAAGCGCCCAAGGAACGCAAGATGCTTGGCGCGCTGCGTCGTTGGACGTTGTGGGTGACGACGCCCGCGATGGTCGTGTCCTGGCTGATCGGCCTGCATCTGGCCATGACGTTCGGCTGGTTCGCCATGAACTGGATTTGGGTCAAGGCGGGGTTTGCCTTGGCGCTGTCGGCCTTGCTCGGCATCCAAAGCGCGTCGCTGCGTCGCATGGCCAACGGCACGCTGAAACGCCCGCCGATGGTGGACTTCTACGCGCCGTTCACCGTCATTGCCTGCGGCGTCATCGTGACATTGGTGCTGGTCAAGCCGTTCTGA
- a CDS encoding DUF2242 domain-containing protein, translating to MPCVTRRLPVALFVCLTAILAGCSSPKPAYEREDFTQNDVFSRTFPTASTTACDAGRRALLSQGYNIDRFDAARVSGHKNFQGEDGLHTQINFNIDCASDGSANQRATVFANAVQDRYSIKRTSSSASVGVSVLGQVSMPFGSSDDSLVKTASQTVSRPKFYEGFFQLLQRFLPDAEAAAAPHVPPSPRARASQAKPPAPPADPVVSPDAPADTLNPAAANGPSGPGAGSDKGSDKAGDKAGDKATDTTTQKPAADAPHAAPSSTPGNTQTGAPPATPATSPALPGPGASISTPSAVSPSAATTGATASATTGATTGAGGPATAAITGTTAGVSSTVSGAAASPAASASATGN from the coding sequence ATGCCTTGCGTTACCCGTCGTCTGCCCGTTGCCCTGTTTGTCTGCCTGACGGCGATCCTTGCGGGATGCAGTTCACCCAAGCCGGCCTACGAACGGGAAGACTTCACACAGAACGACGTGTTCTCGCGCACCTTCCCCACGGCCAGCACCACCGCTTGCGATGCGGGCCGCCGCGCCTTGCTGAGCCAGGGCTACAACATCGACCGCTTCGACGCGGCCCGCGTGTCCGGGCACAAGAACTTCCAGGGTGAAGACGGGTTGCACACGCAGATCAATTTCAATATCGACTGCGCCTCGGACGGCAGCGCCAACCAGCGCGCCACGGTGTTTGCCAACGCGGTGCAAGACCGCTATTCGATCAAGCGCACTTCCAGCTCGGCCAGCGTGGGCGTCAGCGTGCTGGGCCAGGTGTCGATGCCGTTCGGCTCCAGCGACGACTCGCTGGTCAAAACGGCTAGCCAGACGGTGTCGCGTCCGAAATTCTACGAAGGCTTTTTCCAGCTGTTGCAGCGCTTCCTGCCCGACGCGGAAGCCGCCGCCGCCCCGCACGTACCGCCAAGCCCGCGCGCCCGCGCGTCTCAAGCCAAGCCGCCGGCACCGCCCGCCGATCCCGTCGTGTCCCCGGATGCGCCCGCCGACACCCTGAATCCCGCTGCGGCGAACGGGCCGTCAGGGCCGGGCGCCGGCAGCGACAAGGGCAGTGATAAGGCCGGTGACAAGGCCGGTGACAAGGCCACTGACACGACCACGCAAAAGCCCGCCGCGGACGCGCCGCACGCCGCGCCGTCATCGACGCCGGGCAATACCCAAACCGGCGCCCCGCCCGCCACGCCCGCCACGTCTCCGGCGTTGCCGGGGCCGGGCGCGTCGATTTCGACTCCGTCGGCGGTCAGCCCGTCCGCTGCTACGACCGGTGCGACCGCCAGCGCTACGACCGGCGCTACGACCGGCGCCGGGGGGCCGGCCACGGCTGCGATCACCGGTACCACGGCGGGCGTCTCCTCTACCGTCAGCGGCGCCGCTGCCAGCCCCGCAGCGTCGGCGTCCGCCACCGGCAACTGA
- a CDS encoding MFS transporter — MTDATLPPLTKRSYAYEWYVVVICMLAYIFSFVDRQILALMIEPIKHDLQLSDTQFSLLHGLAFSLFYAVMGIPIALLADRYSRPKIIAIGVAFWSLATAACGLSRSFAHMFLARIGVGVGEAALSPATYSMLSDMFPRDKLGRAVGIYSIGSFIGGGMAFLIGGYVINLLKSVDSVVVPWVGAMRPWQVTFFIVGLPGLLVALVILLTVRDPQRLGLRRSADGHAHKPTVGDTFRFLGRHRRTFFCHYLGFSFYAMVLFALLGWTPAFYMRKFGMSPVDVGYMLGVVVLVANTAGVFCGGWLMDALAKRGYRDAPLRAGVIGAVGMALPAVAFTQVDSLAASVALLLPAMFFASFPMPTSTAAMQILPPNQIRAQVSALFLLISNLIGLGLGTTAVALLTDRLFKNPAAVGQSLSLLIGVATVLCVLLLAAGCASYRRSLGQEEGRAENGVGTVLSPRPR; from the coding sequence ATGACTGACGCGACGCTGCCGCCACTGACGAAACGAAGCTACGCCTACGAGTGGTACGTCGTCGTGATATGCATGCTAGCGTACATATTTTCCTTCGTCGACAGACAGATCCTGGCGCTGATGATCGAACCCATCAAGCACGATCTGCAACTGTCCGACACGCAGTTCAGCCTGCTGCACGGCTTGGCGTTCTCGCTGTTCTACGCCGTCATGGGCATCCCCATCGCCTTGTTGGCCGACCGCTATTCGCGTCCGAAAATCATTGCCATCGGCGTGGCGTTCTGGAGCCTGGCCACTGCCGCCTGTGGCCTGTCGCGCAGCTTTGCGCACATGTTCCTGGCGCGCATCGGGGTGGGCGTGGGCGAGGCCGCCTTGTCACCCGCCACGTATTCCATGCTTAGCGATATGTTTCCGCGCGACAAGCTGGGCCGCGCCGTCGGCATCTATTCGATCGGCTCGTTCATTGGTGGCGGCATGGCGTTTTTGATCGGCGGCTATGTCATCAACCTGCTTAAAAGCGTGGACAGCGTGGTGGTGCCGTGGGTCGGCGCGATGCGGCCGTGGCAGGTCACGTTTTTCATCGTGGGCCTGCCGGGCCTGCTGGTGGCGCTGGTTATCCTGCTGACGGTGCGCGATCCGCAGCGCCTGGGCTTGCGCCGTAGCGCAGACGGCCACGCGCACAAGCCTACGGTGGGCGACACGTTCCGTTTCCTGGGCCGCCATCGCCGCACGTTCTTTTGCCACTACCTGGGCTTTTCGTTCTATGCCATGGTGCTGTTTGCCCTGTTGGGTTGGACGCCCGCTTTCTACATGCGCAAGTTCGGCATGTCGCCGGTGGATGTGGGCTACATGCTGGGTGTCGTAGTGCTGGTGGCCAATACGGCGGGCGTATTTTGCGGCGGCTGGCTGATGGACGCGCTGGCCAAGCGCGGCTATCGCGATGCGCCGCTGCGGGCGGGCGTGATCGGGGCGGTCGGCATGGCGCTGCCCGCCGTGGCGTTCACGCAGGTGGACAGCTTGGCGGCGTCGGTGGCGCTGTTGCTGCCCGCGATGTTCTTTGCGTCCTTTCCCATGCCGACGTCCACGGCGGCCATGCAGATATTGCCGCCCAACCAGATCCGCGCGCAGGTGTCGGCGCTGTTCCTGTTGATCTCCAATTTGATCGGCCTGGGGCTGGGGACGACGGCGGTGGCTTTGTTGACCGATCGTCTGTTCAAGAATCCGGCGGCGGTCGGGCAGTCCTTATCGCTGCTGATTGGCGTGGCCACGGTGCTGTGCGTGTTGCTGCTGGCGGCGGGTTGCGCCAGCTATCGGCGCAGCCTGGGGCAAGAGGAAGGGCGTGCAGAAAACGGGGTCGGAACTGTGCTGTCGCCCCGGCCCCGTTAA